The window attatttttaaactttaaacttttttgggtTTCGCTCATATAAAATTgataacatatatttataacacTTATAATTATTATCCGATTAGAATTATCGTACattgttttgtatatataagCGAAAAGATTATCAGGGATTTTCTTGAGTTCCGTTACGATTAAAGGTACAATATTTcgcattttgcataaaaatgtacaaataatCGGagaatagtttagtttagtctcTAAGCTCGTTAAGTAAACTTTGAACATACAAAGAAGAAACAAACATGAAATACTTATTAATTTTGTTGGCTTTAATGCCTTTAGCTTTGGCTGGAGAATATGAGGAAATAGCTAATGGTGAGTTGAAAGTGGCAAATTGAAATGAAGTGACATGAagcttattgttgtttttacctTCTAGCTGAAGCACGTTCCATTTCCAGTCAGGTGGTTGATGCTATTGAAGCGGCCAAGGAACAAATGCCTTGCGGTTTCCCCGGCTTGGGTATCCCACCCTTGGCTCCCTTGAAGATTGCTCACCAAGAAATTGCCATTGACAATTCGGCCGTTCAAGCTTTTGGTGAAATCAATAACTTCCGTTTGGATggtttaaatgattttgataTTGTCGAGTTCAAAGTCAGTCCCATTTTTAGTCGTGTCAATTTCAAATTCAACTGGAATCATGTTTACTTCAATACCGACTATGAACTATCCACTGCCAGAGATAATAAGGGTATTAAACGTTCTGGACCTGCTAAGTTTGCCCTCAAGGACCTTACTGTTTGGGGTGtgattaaatataatttggGTCTAATCAGCGGTAAATTGACTCTGAAGGAATTCAGTGTTTATGTTTCTTTGGGTGAAGTTAAGTCGGAAATTGGTGGTTTGTCTAAGATCCctattattaatagaaaattaaaccGCATCATTGAGGAATGGTTTATGTTGGCTGTGAATGACAACACTAACAAAGTGGCTGAATTAACTAACAGCATGGTGGTTCCCATTGTCAATGATATGTTGAGTGACATGAGCCTTTCCGACCTATTGGGTATGTTGGGTGGTGGCGGTAGTGGTGAAAGTGAACCTGTACCCTGTATCCCACCAGAGGATTCagattatatgaaatatttttattagaaaatcaaataatgtgataaagcaataaaataaatttaagccgattagaaaagatttaaaaaatctctAAGATTTATTATTCAATAAGATAAtctcgaaaataatttataaagctTTGTTAAATAACTATAAATAGTTTAACAGGTGATTTCTACTATCATACTTTTTTCAAGTGTTTGATAAGGGTTTTTCTAACAATttccttaaacaaaaaaattttttacgtAAAAAACCTAATCTGTTTTAACacttgttttgttaaataaaatttatgttatttttaataagtttattgCCATAAACCATTAAGTGGTTACACGTTAATACATTAACTTACAACTATTTTCAATTGGTTATCTGTAATCATTTTTGAATCCGCTAGCGCCatctattgaattttatttaaactaacatCGGAATTATTTGCTTATGTCGGCATTGTTGTTAGACTTATCTAATTCACAAACCTAAACAAGCAAACTTGTAGTGTCTTTACTAACAGGGTGTTTGagataatgctttaaaattcaaACAGTGTGACATGAATTGGCGAAAACCTCGTTTATAAATGGGGCATTAATGagatatttgtaaacaaatacatatatctacTTCTCAATTTCGATCTAATTTagttgttctagttccgttccagatctgttctagatctgttctagttctgttttagtNNNNNNNNNNNNNNNNNNNNNNNNNNNNNNNNNNNNNNNNNNNNNNNNNNNNNNNNNNNNNNNNNNNNNNNNNNNNNNNNNNNNNNNNNNNNNNNNNNNNTCTACTGACCAgccaaaaacaaatcaaagacGTTGCCTTagtcaccaaaaaaaaaacaaaatgaaatttaaattgaaataaactagaaaagGTCATGATAAtcatacaaacaaacagacagccATATACTTGAggaaatataataaagaaagaaaataaaggaAAGCAAGATGTTACCAAAAAAGAAAGTATATTTATCCAgctgtaaaaatttaatgatgATGCCAAGAAATAAGGAgacaaatataagaaaaaaataataaggaggaaatttaactttttttaataaaatttttgaggggaggcgtatgattaatattaatttttgtatgttaataTGTTTATCGTTGTAactatttttgtagaaaagtttttttatgtttttaaattgatattGAAAGCTTATTAATAAaggtttcaaaacaaaatttttaaagtaaaataaaactttttgttgtttcattttatGCCGCCAAatgttgaaatttatataattttgttgaaaaaaaaatttttgaaaataaacaagttCAAAGTTGAAAccataaatttcaatttgaattaaGTAaaggtttttatgttaaaaaaaaaacaaacaacatgaTCTTTGCAtttctgctgttgtttttttttttggttataaatattcattttatatacatttcccTAAAAAACAGTTTCagtcatttcatttcattttttttcttttccttttcatcatttcattttgttaaaactcCTGCTTCTTACTTTCAAAATATCCTTGAATCAGACAGTTTTAAGCGCCGGAAATCTGTCTGACTCATATACAAACAATTTCTTTTGTAACATTTGTAGAAATCTGACtatgtttttcaacattttctttaatttgaaataaaatgaaaaagaattgaATTCCAAGgagaaaaaacacacaaacacacacatacacacatctTCTTAAAATTTCTGCTACATAAGTTGCTActtatgttgaaaaaaatgcTATGGAATACAACTAACTATCTGatgtgtgttttattataagGCGAAggattatatttttctttagaaaataaaaatcttgaaaaaggACATTTACCGGAAATACAAAGtagaaatattattgaaatgCATTTGTTAAGAGAAAAATgagaaacatttattaaaaatgtttaaagttaaagttttttttttaagattttattctagaaatttaaatttaatcttcaaatttgttaaaaaaaaaaaacttaacttcaacttaattttccttttcattttGTCAATTTCCGTTGACTCACTTCCACTTCCGTTTGCTTAATATTTACTTTAGTctagttttattacaaatataagcTCTTTCCTGTCATGGTTTGACTTTCACTTttcgtttattaaaattttcatttttttcagtttttattcttctattttcttaaaaaaccgTTTCGgccaattaaatttaaattgccaCCAAAATAATGGTTTTGTTtggtatattttgttattataaagaATTAAAGAATCCTTGAAGTAAAAAAAGgtcctttaaatctttattttgaaAGATGGGGTTTAATATAAAGAATTGATGAGTTCTGGTTGTAgtaatttttctcatattttttccaaagaaaatatattgaattttgttatCGATAGAAAGCAATAGAAAACACTTAAAAGCCCTAAACTCTGTCCAATCAAGTATCAGcagtgtccgtctgtctgtttttaGACAATTAAGCAAATCTCTTTTAGTTTAACATAACtttctaaattttcttatatatttttcaaagaatATATGAAATGTTTTATCATCGTTGGAAAGCTATtgtaaaaaactataatatatatttcttagaaattataaaattctttaaataaacaaatttgtaatgtctgtccgtccgtccgtctttttttttaagtattaaaaacatTCCATGTTTTTCGTTctatcaaatttgttttaagtttagtcatgaaaagtatataaaatgttaaaatcataataaagcttttaaaaaactttataatactccttttttataaatcatGAAATCAGTcacataaacaaacaatacggtctgtctgtctgtaagtTCCTGAAAGTTAAGCAAAACTaaactgtaatttttaaatttttttttaatatttttttcaaaaaatgtacataaaattttatcatcGTTGTAAAGGTCTTCTAAAGTACTATAAACCTTCTTTTTATGAAACTGCAAAATTCGTCTAAATACTCAGTCCataatgtctgtctgtctgctcattaaaaaatatattgaaaaattatattaactaatagttttctaaaatttctcatattttttcaaaaaaaaatgtacatgaAATTCTATCATCGTTATAAGAGTCTTCTAGAGTACTATAAACGATCACTttaaaaaactgcaaaattcctttaaataccCAGTCCacaatgtctgtctgtctgctcattaaaaattattaaaaatattttttactaaaaatttctcatattttttccaaaaaaatttcataaaattttatcatcGTTAAAAAGGTCTTCTAAAGTACTATCAACGATCTTGTTAAAGAACTGCAAAATTCGTTCAAATACCCAGTCCacaatgtctgtctgtctgtctgcattagaaaaatatatatgaaccaaaactaatttaaatctATACTCCTTTGCACAGCcctaaaaatgtatatttattatatttacaattcATTCTTACtttattctatttattaaaCTTCTTAATACTCCATCTGGGTAATAATTCTTATACACattatgtttaaaagaaaaatgtttatttgaacAAGTCGAAATAGAAAAGTCAAGAGCAAAAACATGCTTCAAAGGAA of the Lucilia cuprina isolate Lc7/37 chromosome 2, ASM2204524v1, whole genome shotgun sequence genome contains:
- the LOC111688878 gene encoding uncharacterized protein LOC111688878, translating into MKYLLILLALMPLALAGEYEEIANAEARSISSQVVDAIEAAKEQMPCGFPGLGIPPLAPLKIAHQEIAIDNSAVQAFGEINNFRLDGLNDFDIVEFKVSPIFSRVNFKFNWNHVYFNTDYELSTARDNKGIKRSGPAKFALKDLTVWGVIKYNLGLISGKLTLKEFSVYVSLGEVKSEIGGLSKIPIINRKLNRIIEEWFMLAVNDNTNKVAELTNSMVVPIVNDMLSDMSLSDLLGMLGGGGSGESEPVPCIPPEDSDYMKYFY